In Hyphomicrobiaceae bacterium, the following are encoded in one genomic region:
- the erpA gene encoding iron-sulfur cluster insertion protein ErpA has product MSVTLTDRAARRIAEITAVEPGTPLLRVSVEGGGCSGFQYKFDLVSDRAEDDLVLEKAGATVLIDPVSVQYMEGSEIDFVDDLIGSAFKINNPVATASCGCGTSFSI; this is encoded by the coding sequence ATGAGCGTTACTTTGACCGACCGCGCCGCACGGCGCATCGCCGAAATTACGGCCGTAGAGCCCGGAACGCCTTTGCTGCGCGTTTCGGTGGAGGGCGGCGGCTGCTCGGGCTTCCAGTATAAATTCGATCTCGTATCCGACAGAGCCGAAGACGATCTTGTACTCGAAAAGGCCGGAGCCACGGTGCTGATCGATCCTGTTTCGGTGCAGTACATGGAAGGCTCAGAGATCGACTTCGTCGACGATCTCATAGGTTCTGCCTTCAAGATCAACAATCCGGTCGCCACTGCTTCGTGCGGATGCGGTACCAGCTTCTCGATCTGA
- the xth gene encoding exodeoxyribonuclease III, which translates to MKITTWNINGVKARLEGALTYLKEQQPDVICLQEIKSVDEGFPRHAFEDLGYNVATHGQKGFNGVAILSKTPIEDVHRGLHGDDADAHARWIEALIPAGNRVVRVVSIYLPNGNPVGTEKFAYKLQWMERFKRRVRHLLADEIPLVLAGDLNIIPEPEDAKRPQAWVNDALFQPESRAAFRALLALGLTDAVRAAHPEPGVYTFWDYQAGAFQKNDGIRIDHVLLSCEAADLLISSGIDTFTRGWEKPSDHVPVWVELDI; encoded by the coding sequence ATGAAAATCACCACCTGGAACATTAACGGCGTAAAGGCCCGGCTTGAAGGCGCGCTCACCTATCTCAAGGAGCAGCAGCCTGACGTCATCTGCCTGCAAGAAATCAAATCCGTCGATGAGGGCTTCCCGCGCCATGCCTTCGAGGACTTGGGCTACAACGTCGCCACACACGGTCAGAAGGGCTTCAACGGCGTCGCCATCCTTTCAAAGACGCCGATAGAGGATGTCCATCGCGGCCTTCATGGCGACGACGCGGATGCACATGCGCGTTGGATTGAGGCGCTCATTCCTGCTGGCAATCGTGTGGTTCGCGTCGTGTCGATCTATTTGCCGAACGGCAATCCGGTGGGCACGGAAAAGTTCGCCTACAAACTGCAATGGATGGAACGTTTCAAACGCCGCGTGCGCCATCTTTTGGCTGACGAGATCCCACTGGTGCTCGCGGGTGATCTCAACATCATTCCCGAGCCGGAAGACGCCAAACGTCCGCAAGCCTGGGTGAACGATGCATTGTTTCAACCAGAAAGCCGCGCCGCTTTTCGCGCGCTTCTTGCGCTCGGGCTAACGGATGCTGTTCGCGCAGCCCATCCCGAGCCTGGCGTCTACACGTTCTGGGATTATCAGGCCGGCGCCTTTCAGAAGAACGACGGCATCCGTATCGACCACGTCCTGTTGTCGTGCGAGGCGGCTGATCTGCTCATTTCAAGTGGGATCGACACGTTCACGCGCGGCTGGGAGAAGCCGTCCGATCATGTGCCCGTCTGGGTCGAGCTGGACATTTGA